In the Brevundimonas mediterranea genome, GCGCCCATCCTGTCCGGCTCGCTGGCCAGTTTCGAATGCGCGACCCATCAGGTGGTCGAGGCCGGGGACCATCTGGTCTTCATCGGCCGGGTCACGCGCGCCCGGTTCGAGCCGCGCCGCGACCCGCTGCTCTATTTCCGAGGCCGCTACCGTCGACTTCACTTCGCCTGATTGCAGCAGGGCGCCCGGTTCACATCGGGCGGTCAGATCGCTATCTCAGGGCCCAAAGCAAGAGGAAACCCGCCATGTCCGCCGATCCCGTCGTCATCGTCTCCTACGCCCGCACGCCGATGGGCGGTTTCCAGGGCGCGCTGTCCGACGCCAAGTCCACCGACCTGGGCGCGACGGCGGTGAAGGCGGCGCTCGAGCGAGCCGGCCTGGACCCCAACAAGGTCGAACAGATCATCATGGGCTGCGTCCTGCCCGCCGGCCTGGGCCAGGCGCCGGCGCGTCAGGCCGGGATGGGCGCGGGCCTGCCGATCTCGACCGAGGCGACCACGATCAACAAGATGTGCGGCTCGGGCATGCAGGCCGCGATGATGGCGCATGACGCCCTGCTGGCCGGTTCGGCCGAGGTGATCGTGGCGGGCGGCATGGAGTCCATGACCAATGCGCCCTATCTGATGCAGAAGCACCGGGGCGGCGCCCGGATCGGCCACGACGTCATCTCCGACAGCATGTATCTGGACGGTCTGGAAGACGCCTATGAGCCCGGCAAATTGATGGGGCAGTTCGCCGAGGACACGGCCAAGGCCTATCAGTTCACCCGCGAGCAGCAGGACGCCTATGCGACCGAAAGCGCCGGTCGCGCCAAACGCGCCCAGGACAGCGGCGCCTTCGACGCCGAGATCACGCCGGTCGAGGTCAAGACCCGCAAGGGCGTGGTTGTGGTCGATCGCGACGAACAGCCGACCAAGTCCGACCCGTCCAAGATCCCCAATCTGAAGCCCGCCTTCGGCAAGGACGGCACCATCACCGCCGCCTCGGCCGCCTCGATCTCGGACGGCGCCGCCGCCTTGGTCATGATGCGCCAATCGACGGCCCAGGCCCTGGGCCTGACCCCGGTCGCCCGCGTCGTCGCCCAGGCCGCCCACGCCCATGAGCCCAGCCTGTTCACCACCGCGCCGGTCTTCGCCCTGAAGAAGGCCCTGGCCAGGGCGGGCTGGACCGCCGACGACGTCGATCTGTGGGAGGTCAACGAGGCCTTCGCCATCGTGCCGATGATCGCCATGCAGGAGCTGGGCGTCCCCCATGACAAGATCAACGTCAACGGCGGCGCCTGCGCCCTGGGACACCCGCTGGGCGCCTCGGGCGCGCGTGTGCTGACCACCCTGCTGTCCGCGCTCAAGGCGCGCGGCAAGACCAGGGGCATGGCCGCCCTGTGCATCGGCGGTGGCGAGGCCACCGCCATGGGCGTCGAACTGATCTGAGGCGAAACCTGTTTTTCGATCTCGGTCACGCGCGTCAGAAGTCATCGACGTGGACGGACGACGACAGCGACAGCCGCCGTCACTCCACGCTCGGCTGCCCTATCCTGAGCCTATGCCGCGAGCCTGACCGCAGCAGGCCGACCCGCCGCGCGACTTGAAAGTTGCGCGGCTCCGCCTGTTCAGCGTTCCGCCAGGCTGGCGTCCGCACCCGGCATGACGCCGCTCGCCCGGGCCGGCGCCGCTTCCAGAATTTCCGTCACAGGTTGAAGCGTGTCGCGGGCCTGGCGCGCCAGGGCCAGAACGGCGGGCGGCGCGTCGTCGGGGCTCTCGGCCACGAGGTCCATCAGGCTTTCAGCCAACTGCATCAGACGCGGCGCGGCGGCGATCAGCCGGGACTGGAATTCAATGCGCTGGGGGTCGCGGTCATATTCCGCGCCGGGCACGCGCCAGCCGCCCCAGTCGGCCGTGTCAGTGACGACGACGGGATAGGTGCCGG is a window encoding:
- a CDS encoding acetyl-CoA C-acyltransferase codes for the protein MSADPVVIVSYARTPMGGFQGALSDAKSTDLGATAVKAALERAGLDPNKVEQIIMGCVLPAGLGQAPARQAGMGAGLPISTEATTINKMCGSGMQAAMMAHDALLAGSAEVIVAGGMESMTNAPYLMQKHRGGARIGHDVISDSMYLDGLEDAYEPGKLMGQFAEDTAKAYQFTREQQDAYATESAGRAKRAQDSGAFDAEITPVEVKTRKGVVVVDRDEQPTKSDPSKIPNLKPAFGKDGTITAASAASISDGAAALVMMRQSTAQALGLTPVARVVAQAAHAHEPSLFTTAPVFALKKALARAGWTADDVDLWEVNEAFAIVPMIAMQELGVPHDKINVNGGACALGHPLGASGARVLTTLLSALKARGKTRGMAALCIGGGEATAMGVELI